One genomic segment of Caldimonas brevitalea includes these proteins:
- a CDS encoding TlpA disulfide reductase family protein: MNIPARRLITSSTPSWRGAAPARRRWLAALSAAWLGTAAWRPATAQPGPVVGAPLVLPQLPLLGGGRYGEAQASGRVLVLYWWATWCPFCALQTPRIDALWREHRERGLELLTIAVDKRESTVREYLAAKGYRFPVVLDHPALASALPRPKGLPVTLLRGRDGRIAVAEAGEMFPEDIAGFAKFL, translated from the coding sequence ATGAACATTCCGGCCAGACGCTTGATCACATCGTCGACGCCTTCATGGCGCGGCGCAGCACCGGCACGCCGGCGCTGGCTCGCTGCGTTGTCGGCGGCGTGGCTCGGCACGGCGGCGTGGCGCCCTGCCACCGCGCAGCCCGGCCCGGTGGTGGGGGCGCCGCTGGTGCTGCCGCAGCTGCCGCTGCTGGGCGGCGGCCGCTACGGCGAGGCGCAGGCCTCGGGGCGAGTGCTGGTGTTGTATTGGTGGGCCACCTGGTGTCCTTTCTGCGCGCTGCAAACGCCACGCATCGATGCGCTGTGGCGCGAGCATCGCGAGCGCGGCCTCGAGTTGCTGACCATCGCGGTCGACAAGCGCGAGTCCACCGTGCGTGAATACCTGGCGGCCAAAGGTTATCGATTTCCGGTCGTCCTCGACCATCCCGCGCTGGCATCTGCCTTGCCAAGGCCGAAGGGCTTGCCAGTCACGCTGTTGCGTGGGCGGGATGGGCGAATCGCTGTCGCCGAAGCTGGCGAGATGTTTCCCGAAGACATCGCCGGCTTCGCCAAGTTTCTCTGA
- a CDS encoding DNA topoisomerase III yields MSKALVIAEKPSVAQDIVRALTPVVGKFDKHDEYFENDSYVVTSAVGHLVEIKAPEEFDVKRGKWSFSNLPVIPPHFELNPIDKSKGRLNAIVKLIKRKDVTEIINACDAGREGELIFRLIVQYATPAKGGLSKGIRRLWLQSMTPQAIRDGFDKLRSDEQMQPLASAARCRSEADWLVGINGTRAMTAFNSRDGGFFLTTVGRVQTPTLSIVVEREEKIRKFVSRDYWEVRATFAAQAGLYDAKWFNPKWKKSEDDPELRADRLWTAREAEAIADAVRHQTGKVTEESKPSSQSSPLLYDLTSLQREANSRFGFSAKTTLSLAQALYEKHKVLTYPRTDSRALPEDYVAVAKQTMEMLVDDEATRLYAPHAKKALTEGYVKPNKRVFDNTKVSDHFAIIPTLQPPKSLTEAEQKLYDMVVKRFLAVFFPAAEYMITTRITVVQHQGQEHSFQTNGKVLVKPGWLAVYGKEAQEDDATLVPVQAGETVRNEEVNANALKTRPPARYSEATLLSAMEGAGKLIDDDELREAMQEKGLGTPATRAAIIEGLILEKYLVREGRELIPTAKAFQLMTLLRGLGVEDLTKPELTGNWEYQLSQMERGRLSREAFMNEIAAMTERIVQKAKEYDRDTIPGDYATLKTPCPKCSGVVKENYRRFSCAGPKGDDGGCGFSISKIPGARSFELHEVEQFLRDKRIGPLEGFRSKAGWPFTAELKLVYDEELGNYKLEFDFGEDARKEAEAGEAVDFSGQESLGACPKCHASVFEHGTSYVCEKSVGPHATCDFKSGKIILQQPVTREQMGKLLKEGRTDLLDNFVSARTRRKFKAFLKWDAKEGKVVFEFEPRAPRAPAKKVAAKKAAAKP; encoded by the coding sequence ATGAGCAAAGCATTGGTGATCGCCGAGAAGCCCTCCGTCGCGCAGGACATCGTCCGTGCGCTGACGCCGGTGGTCGGCAAGTTCGACAAGCACGATGAATATTTCGAGAACGACAGCTATGTCGTCACCTCGGCGGTCGGCCACCTGGTCGAGATCAAGGCACCTGAAGAATTCGACGTCAAGCGCGGCAAGTGGAGCTTTTCCAACCTGCCGGTGATCCCCCCGCACTTCGAGTTGAACCCGATCGACAAGAGCAAGGGGCGGCTCAATGCGATCGTCAAGCTGATCAAGCGCAAGGACGTCACCGAGATCATCAATGCCTGTGACGCGGGGCGCGAGGGCGAGCTGATCTTCCGGCTGATCGTGCAGTACGCGACGCCGGCCAAGGGTGGCTTGAGCAAGGGCATCCGGCGGCTGTGGCTGCAGTCGATGACACCGCAAGCCATCCGCGACGGCTTCGACAAGCTGCGCAGCGACGAACAGATGCAGCCGCTGGCGAGTGCGGCACGCTGCCGCTCCGAGGCCGACTGGCTGGTGGGCATCAACGGCACCCGCGCGATGACGGCCTTCAATTCACGCGACGGCGGGTTTTTCCTGACCACCGTGGGCCGGGTGCAGACGCCGACGCTGTCGATCGTGGTCGAGCGCGAAGAGAAGATCCGCAAGTTCGTCTCGCGCGACTACTGGGAGGTGCGCGCCACCTTCGCGGCGCAGGCCGGCCTCTACGACGCCAAGTGGTTCAACCCCAAGTGGAAGAAGAGCGAGGACGACCCCGAGCTGCGCGCCGACCGGCTGTGGACCGCGCGCGAAGCCGAGGCGATTGCCGACGCGGTGCGGCACCAGACCGGCAAGGTCACCGAAGAGTCCAAGCCCAGCTCGCAGTCGAGCCCGCTGCTCTACGACCTCACCTCGCTGCAGCGCGAGGCCAACTCGCGCTTCGGCTTCTCGGCCAAGACCACGCTGTCGCTGGCGCAGGCGCTGTATGAGAAGCACAAGGTGCTGACCTACCCGCGGACCGACTCGCGCGCGCTGCCCGAAGACTATGTCGCGGTGGCCAAGCAGACCATGGAGATGCTGGTCGACGACGAGGCCACCCGGCTCTACGCGCCGCACGCCAAGAAGGCGCTGACGGAGGGCTACGTGAAGCCCAACAAGCGAGTGTTCGACAACACCAAGGTGTCGGACCACTTTGCCATCATCCCGACGCTGCAGCCGCCCAAGAGCCTGACCGAAGCCGAGCAGAAGCTCTACGACATGGTGGTCAAGCGATTCCTGGCGGTGTTCTTCCCGGCGGCCGAGTACATGATCACCACCCGCATCACGGTCGTGCAGCACCAGGGTCAGGAGCACAGCTTCCAGACCAACGGCAAGGTGTTGGTGAAGCCGGGCTGGCTGGCCGTGTACGGCAAGGAGGCACAGGAGGACGATGCCACGCTGGTGCCGGTGCAGGCCGGCGAGACGGTGCGCAACGAAGAGGTCAACGCCAACGCCCTCAAGACCCGCCCGCCGGCGCGCTACAGCGAAGCGACGCTGCTGAGCGCGATGGAGGGGGCCGGCAAGCTGATCGACGACGACGAGCTGCGCGAGGCGATGCAGGAAAAAGGCCTCGGCACCCCGGCGACGCGCGCGGCCATCATCGAAGGCCTGATCCTCGAGAAGTACCTGGTGCGCGAAGGCCGCGAGCTGATCCCGACCGCCAAGGCGTTTCAGCTGATGACGCTGCTGCGGGGCCTGGGCGTCGAGGACCTGACCAAGCCCGAGCTGACCGGCAACTGGGAATACCAGCTGTCGCAGATGGAGCGGGGCCGGCTCAGCCGCGAAGCCTTCATGAACGAGATCGCCGCGATGACCGAGCGCATCGTGCAGAAGGCGAAGGAATACGACCGCGACACGATCCCCGGCGACTATGCGACGCTCAAGACGCCCTGCCCCAAGTGCAGCGGCGTCGTGAAAGAGAACTACCGCCGCTTCAGCTGCGCGGGCCCGAAGGGCGACGACGGCGGCTGCGGCTTCTCGATCAGCAAGATCCCCGGCGCGCGCAGCTTCGAGCTGCACGAGGTCGAGCAGTTCCTGCGCGACAAGCGCATCGGCCCGCTGGAAGGTTTCCGGTCCAAGGCCGGCTGGCCGTTCACCGCGGAACTCAAGCTGGTCTACGACGAGGAACTGGGCAACTACAAGCTCGAATTCGACTTCGGCGAAGATGCCCGCAAGGAGGCCGAAGCCGGCGAGGCGGTCGACTTCAGCGGCCAGGAGTCGCTCGGCGCCTGCCCGAAATGCCATGCCTCGGTGTTCGAGCATGGCACCAGCTATGTCTGCGAGAAGAGCGTCGGCCCGCATGCGACCTGCGACTTCAAGAGCGGCAAGATCATCCTGCAGCAGCCCGTCACGCGCGAGCAGATGGGCAAGCTGCTCAAGGAGGGCCGCACCGATTTGCTCGACAACTTCGTCTCGGCCCGCACCCGGCGCAAGTTCAAGGCCTTCCTGAAGTGGGACGCCAAGGAAGGCAAGGTGGTGTTCGAGTTCGAGCCCCGCGCGCCCAGGGCGCCGGCGAAGAAGGTGGCTGCCAAGAAGGCGGCCGCCAAACCTTGA
- a CDS encoding helix-turn-helix transcriptional regulator, giving the protein MNVELSLPPGATALVASRVHHRVATVAIREHMLGWVQAGSKTLLGPTGEHRYVAGEVFLVAQGTQWDVINDPAPQGRYVAQILLFGPALVQAFHARHPALQTTPQVRGRAALPADGELCGAIQRSVESLQSPTTSSALQEHRLIEVLLLLAERGFSFAPETVSWQDKVRRLIAYRPHADWTLEAVAQEFHLSVSTLSRRLAQHGTTLGSLVREVRLETALVLLQTTELPVGEIAQRCGYESHSRFSAVFRRRFGFAPSHLRPAEGAQGLTRREQETPVPG; this is encoded by the coding sequence ATGAACGTCGAGCTCTCTTTGCCACCCGGCGCTACGGCCCTGGTGGCGAGCCGCGTGCACCACCGGGTCGCCACGGTGGCGATCCGCGAGCACATGCTGGGGTGGGTGCAAGCGGGCAGCAAGACGCTGCTGGGGCCGACCGGCGAACACCGCTACGTCGCCGGTGAGGTGTTCCTGGTCGCACAGGGCACACAGTGGGACGTGATCAACGACCCCGCGCCGCAGGGGCGTTACGTGGCGCAGATCCTGTTGTTCGGGCCGGCCCTGGTGCAGGCCTTCCACGCCCGCCACCCGGCTTTGCAGACCACACCGCAGGTGCGCGGCCGGGCGGCGCTGCCGGCCGACGGGGAGCTGTGCGGGGCGATCCAACGCAGCGTCGAGTCCTTGCAGTCGCCCACCACTTCCAGCGCCTTGCAGGAGCACCGGCTGATCGAAGTGCTGTTGCTGCTGGCCGAACGCGGCTTCAGTTTCGCGCCGGAGACGGTGTCCTGGCAGGACAAGGTGCGCCGGCTGATCGCCTACCGGCCGCATGCGGACTGGACGCTCGAGGCGGTGGCGCAGGAGTTCCACCTGAGCGTCAGCACCTTGAGCCGGCGTTTGGCGCAGCACGGCACCACCCTCGGCAGCCTGGTGCGCGAGGTGCGGCTCGAGACCGCGCTGGTGTTGCTGCAGACCACCGAGCTGCCGGTGGGCGAGATCGCACAGCGCTGCGGCTACGAGTCGCATAGCCGGTTCAGTGCCGTGTTCCGCCGCCGCTTCGGCTTCGCGCCGTCGCATCTGCGGCCGGCCGAGGGCGCGCAAGGGTTGACGCGACGCGAACAGGAAACGCCCGTTCCGGGCTAA
- a CDS encoding YbhB/YbcL family Raf kinase inhibitor-like protein yields the protein MSHFSASVLRLAAFGALCTTALTACAGNFKLTGPELGPGDRLPPAQVYSGFGCEGGNRSPALQWSGAPSGTRSFAVTVYDPDAPTGSGWWHWVVYNLPADTRGLPEGVEVAAGAALPPGAVQGRNDYGSVGFGGACPPRGDRPHRYVFTVHALKTERLDLPADASPAMVGFMLHTHRLAHASFTARYGR from the coding sequence ATGTCCCACTTTTCCGCTTCAGTTCTTCGTCTCGCCGCCTTCGGCGCGCTGTGCACCACCGCGCTCACGGCGTGCGCCGGCAACTTCAAGCTGACCGGCCCTGAACTGGGCCCGGGCGATCGATTGCCGCCGGCGCAGGTCTACAGCGGATTCGGCTGCGAGGGCGGCAACCGTTCACCCGCCCTGCAGTGGAGCGGCGCGCCGAGCGGCACGCGCAGCTTTGCCGTCACGGTCTACGACCCCGACGCGCCGACCGGCTCGGGCTGGTGGCACTGGGTCGTCTACAACCTGCCGGCCGACACCCGCGGCCTGCCGGAAGGCGTCGAGGTCGCGGCGGGAGCGGCGCTGCCGCCGGGTGCCGTGCAAGGCCGCAACGACTACGGCAGTGTGGGTTTCGGCGGCGCCTGCCCGCCCCGTGGCGACCGGCCGCATCGCTACGTTTTCACGGTGCACGCGCTGAAGACCGAACGCCTCGACCTGCCGGCCGACGCCTCGCCGGCGATGGTGGGGTTCATGCTGCACACTCACCGGCTGGCACACGCCAGCTTCACCGCGCGCTACGGCCGCTAG
- a CDS encoding AEC family transporter gives MSSVVFFKLFAIFSVVALGWGAGRMRFFGGGEAARALSNVAFFLFAPALLFRTTARIDVATLPWSTLAAFFVPATAWMVAVYAWQRYRGGPLAPAGPGVRAITATFGNTAQLGIPMAAALFGERGLSIHLAIVSVHALTLLSVVTVLVELDVAKAAAREQGSRADLRRMLGLTVRNTVIHPVVLPVLAGLAWNLTGWPIAEPVDGVLQMLGEAVVPVCLVGIGMSLAHYGLQGAATSAATLAAAKLLALPLLVLLVGRYAAGLDGLPLTVIVMAAALPTGSNALMFAQRYRTQEGETTAAIVVSTLGFVLGAPLWLTLAAAL, from the coding sequence ATGTCCAGCGTCGTGTTCTTCAAGCTCTTTGCCATCTTCTCGGTCGTCGCGCTCGGCTGGGGCGCCGGGCGGATGCGCTTTTTCGGCGGCGGCGAGGCGGCGCGGGCATTGTCCAACGTCGCGTTTTTCCTGTTCGCGCCGGCGCTGTTGTTCCGCACCACCGCCCGTATCGACGTCGCCACCCTGCCGTGGTCGACGCTGGCCGCCTTTTTCGTGCCGGCCACTGCCTGGATGGTGGCCGTGTACGCGTGGCAGCGGTATCGCGGCGGCCCGCTCGCACCGGCCGGCCCCGGCGTGCGCGCGATCACTGCGACCTTCGGCAACACCGCGCAACTCGGCATCCCGATGGCCGCTGCGCTGTTCGGCGAGCGCGGGCTGTCGATTCACCTGGCCATCGTCAGCGTGCATGCCCTGACGCTGCTGTCGGTCGTGACCGTGCTGGTCGAGCTGGACGTGGCCAAGGCGGCCGCGCGCGAACAGGGCAGCCGCGCGGACCTCCGCCGCATGCTGGGGCTGACGGTGCGCAACACCGTGATCCACCCGGTGGTGCTGCCGGTGCTGGCCGGCCTGGCCTGGAACCTGACCGGCTGGCCGATCGCCGAACCGGTCGACGGCGTGCTGCAGATGCTGGGCGAGGCGGTGGTGCCGGTGTGTCTGGTCGGCATCGGCATGTCGCTCGCGCATTACGGTCTTCAGGGCGCTGCGACCAGCGCCGCGACCTTGGCCGCCGCCAAGCTGCTCGCCCTGCCGCTGCTGGTGCTGCTGGTCGGGCGCTACGCCGCCGGGCTCGACGGCCTGCCGTTGACGGTGATCGTGATGGCGGCGGCCCTGCCCACCGGCAGCAATGCGCTGATGTTTGCGCAGCGCTACCGCACGCAGGAGGGCGAGACCACCGCCGCCATCGTCGTCTCGACGCTGGGCTTCGTGCTGGGCGCGCCGCTGTGGCTGACGCTGGCGGCGGCCTTGTAG
- a CDS encoding glutamate-5-semialdehyde dehydrogenase, giving the protein MTSTDIQAYMAHVGAAARAAATQMAAASTAAKNGALLRLAALIGEQRETLQAENAKDIAAAERNGLAAPMVDRLRLNDKVISQMAENCVQVAALPDPVGEITNLRRRPTGISVGQMRVPIGVFGMIYESRPNVTIEASSLGIKSGNACVLRGGSEAIHSNLALWRLVQQALREAGLPAEGVQLIETTDRAAVGRLISMPEHVDLIIPRGGKSLIERISREATVPVIKHLDGNCHVYVDASADLDLAVKVTDNAKTQKYSPCNAAESLLVHAAIAPAFLPRIGAVFAAKGVEMRCDAAARALLQPLPGATVADASEQDWAEEYLAPVISVKVVESLDEAIAHINRYGSHHTDAILTEHHPNAMRFLREVDSASVMVNASTRFADGFEYGLGAEIGISTDKFHARGPVGLEGLTSMKYVVLGQGEVRS; this is encoded by the coding sequence ATGACCTCCACCGACATCCAGGCCTACATGGCCCATGTGGGCGCCGCCGCCCGGGCCGCCGCCACGCAGATGGCGGCCGCGTCGACGGCTGCGAAGAATGGCGCGCTGCTGCGGCTGGCCGCACTGATCGGCGAGCAGCGCGAGACGCTGCAGGCCGAGAACGCCAAAGACATCGCCGCTGCCGAGCGCAACGGGCTGGCGGCACCGATGGTCGACCGGCTGCGCTTGAACGACAAGGTCATCTCGCAGATGGCCGAGAACTGCGTGCAGGTCGCGGCGCTGCCCGACCCGGTGGGCGAGATCACCAATTTGCGGCGCCGGCCCACCGGCATCAGCGTCGGCCAGATGCGGGTGCCGATCGGCGTGTTCGGCATGATCTACGAGAGCCGCCCCAACGTCACCATCGAAGCGTCGTCGCTGGGCATCAAGAGCGGCAACGCCTGCGTGCTGCGCGGCGGCTCCGAGGCCATCCACTCCAACCTGGCGCTGTGGCGTTTGGTGCAGCAGGCGCTGCGTGAGGCCGGCCTGCCGGCCGAGGGCGTGCAGCTGATCGAGACCACCGACCGTGCCGCGGTCGGCCGGCTGATCTCGATGCCCGAGCATGTCGATTTGATCATCCCGCGCGGCGGCAAATCGCTGATCGAGCGCATCAGCCGCGAGGCCACGGTGCCGGTGATCAAACACCTCGACGGCAATTGCCACGTGTATGTCGATGCGAGCGCCGACCTCGACCTGGCGGTCAAGGTGACCGACAACGCCAAGACGCAGAAATACAGCCCCTGCAACGCCGCGGAATCGCTGCTGGTGCATGCGGCCATCGCGCCGGCGTTCTTGCCGCGCATCGGCGCCGTGTTCGCCGCCAAGGGCGTCGAGATGCGCTGCGATGCGGCGGCGCGGGCGCTGTTGCAGCCGCTGCCGGGTGCGACGGTGGCCGACGCGAGCGAGCAGGACTGGGCCGAGGAATACCTGGCGCCCGTCATCAGCGTCAAGGTGGTGGAGAGCCTGGATGAGGCGATCGCGCACATCAACCGCTACGGCTCGCACCACACCGACGCCATCCTGACCGAGCACCATCCCAACGCGATGCGCTTCTTGCGCGAGGTCGACTCGGCCAGCGTGATGGTGAATGCATCGACCCGCTTTGCCGATGGCTTCGAATACGGCCTGGGTGCCGAGATCGGCATTTCGACCGACAAGTTCCACGCGCGCGGCCCGGTCGGGCTGGAGGGGCTGACGTCGATGAAGTACGTCGTGCTCGGCCAGGGTGAAGTGCGGAGCTGA
- the queC gene encoding 7-cyano-7-deazaguanine synthase QueC yields MQTALDGRTALVLFSGGQDSTACLAWALQRYAQVETVGFDYGQRHRIELDCRPRVLNELRARFPKWAARLGPDHLLDLSLLGQISDTALTSQRAIEMADSGLPNTFVPGRNLLFLSFAATLAYRRGAAVLVGGMCETDYSGYPDCRDNTLKALQVALSLGMDRPLVIETPLMWLDKAQTWALSHTLGGDALNELIVEHTHTCYLGERGQRHPWGHGCGSCPACELRRRGYEGYLARDANP; encoded by the coding sequence GTGCAAACAGCACTGGACGGTCGTACGGCACTGGTGCTGTTTTCCGGCGGGCAAGACTCGACCGCGTGTCTTGCGTGGGCGCTGCAGCGTTATGCACAGGTCGAGACGGTGGGGTTCGACTATGGCCAGCGGCACCGCATCGAGCTGGACTGCCGGCCACGGGTGCTAAACGAATTGCGGGCCCGGTTTCCCAAGTGGGCGGCACGTTTGGGCCCCGACCACCTGCTCGACCTGTCGCTGCTGGGCCAGATCAGCGACACCGCGCTGACCTCGCAACGCGCCATCGAAATGGCCGACAGCGGCCTCCCCAACACCTTCGTGCCCGGGCGCAACCTGCTGTTCCTGAGCTTCGCGGCGACGCTCGCCTACCGGCGCGGCGCCGCGGTGCTGGTCGGCGGCATGTGCGAGACCGACTACTCGGGCTACCCCGATTGCCGCGACAACACGCTCAAGGCCTTGCAGGTGGCGCTGAGCCTGGGCATGGACCGGCCGCTGGTGATCGAGACGCCGCTGATGTGGCTCGACAAGGCGCAGACCTGGGCCTTGTCGCACACGCTGGGGGGTGATGCCCTCAACGAGTTGATCGTCGAGCACACCCACACCTGCTACCTGGGGGAGCGAGGGCAGCGCCACCCATGGGGCCACGGTTGCGGCAGCTGCCCGGCCTGCGAACTGCGCCGGCGCGGCTACGAAGGTTATCTGGCGCGCGACGCCAACCCGTAG
- a CDS encoding LemA family protein, protein MSTTQIVGWVAVAVLLFWMVGAYNRLVRLRNAIANAFAQIDVQLKRRYDLIPNLVETAKRYIAHERETLEAVIAARNQAHAAADHVRARPADAGAVGALALAEHTLGGSLGRLMAVVENYPELKGDQTLRELSEELTSTENRVAFARQAFNDAALDYNNAAGQFPTTLVSALFGFKPAGMLQSTTSEAERMAPRVQF, encoded by the coding sequence ATGAGCACAACGCAGATTGTGGGATGGGTCGCGGTCGCAGTACTGCTGTTCTGGATGGTGGGCGCTTACAACCGCCTGGTGCGCTTGCGCAACGCCATTGCCAATGCCTTTGCCCAGATCGACGTGCAGCTGAAACGCCGCTACGACCTGATCCCCAACCTGGTCGAGACGGCCAAGCGCTACATCGCGCATGAACGCGAAACACTGGAAGCCGTCATCGCGGCGCGCAACCAGGCGCATGCGGCGGCCGACCATGTGCGCGCCCGCCCGGCCGACGCGGGCGCCGTCGGGGCGCTGGCGTTGGCCGAGCACACGCTGGGCGGCTCCTTGGGGCGCTTGATGGCGGTGGTCGAGAACTACCCCGAGTTGAAGGGCGACCAGACCCTGCGTGAACTGTCCGAAGAACTGACCAGCACCGAGAACCGCGTGGCCTTTGCCCGCCAGGCGTTCAACGATGCGGCGCTCGACTACAACAACGCGGCCGGCCAGTTCCCCACCACGCTCGTCTCGGCCTTGTTCGGCTTCAAGCCGGCCGGCATGCTGCAGTCCACCACCAGCGAGGCCGAACGGATGGCGCCGCGCGTGCAGTTCTGA
- a CDS encoding M48 family metallopeptidase codes for MAMRFREHQAQARAATRRLLLLFVAVLALLLLAVNGVLALIYRLSFPWTSDFPALFFETNSGLVLLFVLGGCWFEMLRLREGGPHLAKLAGGRCISPPEGQPHDLYEKRLRNVVDEVAIACGVRRTPSVYVLAREEAINAFAAGWGFDDAVIAITRGALERLTRDELQGVVAHEFSHLVHGDTRLNMRLVGLVWGLQMLYNFGHSLVEPDERDRRGAAVLFGLGLMAVGSLGWLAGRLLKAAVARQREYLADASAVQFTRSPDGIGNALRKIADQSWRRQDGLRSVHAESLSHLFFVSRLRWEAFATHPPLHERIRRLYGHTVGPLPARQLAPEDDDEPDTLPMRGEPLVPPRAPMRAASPTPRPRPRPDTAAAAPPGPTEAQQHDPVQRAAGGTREDGEREALARIRRWHGPGERKAGVLALLLTPGNAAEAQAFEQETGGGALPVSVRADIERLGEAARLPVFELLLRRSAATPVGERRALLKSSRRVMGADGRTTPLDRLRWLAMRQLLAGGPPSRPCADQPLAQLSKELAVVHAFLARIVVADSAGAGAQPGAEGSPWYRAVWRALLGDQPVPAWRSPDGDRFVTALEQLARLPAVRRPLLLRTWVEVAQQLVPQGRLDAASADALRVVALLIDTPCPKPLSDLFVEVGEP; via the coding sequence ATGGCGATGCGGTTCCGCGAGCACCAGGCCCAGGCGCGCGCGGCGACACGGCGGTTGCTGCTGCTGTTCGTCGCGGTGCTGGCGCTGCTGCTGTTGGCCGTCAACGGCGTGCTCGCGCTGATCTACCGGCTCAGCTTCCCATGGACGAGCGACTTCCCCGCGTTGTTCTTCGAGACCAACAGCGGCTTGGTGCTGTTGTTCGTGCTGGGGGGATGCTGGTTCGAGATGCTGCGCTTGCGCGAAGGCGGGCCACACCTCGCGAAACTGGCCGGCGGCCGCTGCATCAGCCCGCCGGAAGGCCAGCCGCACGACCTGTACGAGAAGCGGCTGCGCAACGTGGTCGACGAAGTGGCCATCGCCTGCGGCGTGCGCCGTACACCGTCGGTGTATGTGCTGGCCCGCGAAGAGGCGATCAACGCCTTTGCGGCCGGCTGGGGCTTCGATGACGCGGTGATTGCCATCACCCGCGGCGCATTGGAGCGTTTGACCCGCGACGAGTTGCAAGGGGTGGTGGCGCACGAGTTCAGCCACCTGGTGCACGGCGATACCCGGCTCAACATGCGGCTGGTGGGGCTGGTGTGGGGCCTGCAGATGCTCTACAACTTCGGCCACTCGCTGGTCGAGCCCGACGAACGCGACCGGCGCGGCGCGGCGGTGTTGTTCGGGCTCGGGCTGATGGCGGTCGGCTCGCTCGGCTGGCTGGCCGGGCGTCTGCTGAAGGCGGCGGTGGCACGGCAGCGCGAGTACCTCGCCGACGCGTCGGCGGTGCAGTTCACCCGCAGCCCGGACGGCATCGGCAACGCCTTGCGCAAGATCGCCGACCAGTCGTGGCGGCGCCAGGACGGGCTGCGCAGCGTGCACGCGGAAAGCCTGTCGCACCTGTTTTTCGTCTCGCGCCTGCGCTGGGAGGCGTTTGCCACCCACCCGCCCCTCCACGAGCGCATCCGCCGCCTCTATGGCCACACGGTCGGGCCGCTGCCGGCCCGCCAGTTGGCACCCGAAGACGACGACGAACCCGACACGCTGCCGATGCGCGGCGAGCCGCTGGTGCCGCCGCGCGCGCCGATGCGGGCGGCCAGCCCCACGCCCCGGCCCCGGCCCCGGCCCGACACCGCGGCGGCAGCGCCGCCGGGCCCCACCGAGGCCCAGCAGCACGACCCGGTCCAGCGCGCCGCCGGCGGCACGCGGGAGGACGGCGAACGCGAGGCCCTGGCGCGCATCCGCCGCTGGCATGGCCCGGGCGAACGCAAGGCCGGTGTGCTCGCCTTGCTGCTGACACCCGGCAACGCCGCCGAAGCGCAAGCCTTCGAGCAGGAAACCGGGGGCGGCGCGCTGCCGGTGTCGGTGCGTGCCGACATCGAACGGCTCGGCGAAGCCGCCCGATTGCCGGTGTTCGAGCTGCTGCTGCGCCGCAGCGCGGCCACCCCGGTCGGTGAGCGGCGAGCCCTGCTGAAGTCCTCCCGCCGGGTGATGGGGGCCGACGGGCGGACGACACCCCTCGACCGATTGCGCTGGCTGGCAATGCGCCAGCTGCTGGCCGGCGGGCCGCCGTCGCGGCCTTGCGCAGATCAGCCGTTGGCGCAACTGTCGAAAGAACTGGCGGTGGTGCACGCCTTTCTCGCGAGAATCGTCGTCGCCGACAGCGCAGGGGCAGGCGCGCAGCCCGGGGCGGAAGGATCACCCTGGTACCGCGCGGTGTGGCGCGCCCTGCTCGGCGATCAACCGGTGCCGGCCTGGCGCTCCCCCGATGGCGACCGCTTCGTGACGGCGCTCGAGCAGCTTGCGCGACTGCCGGCGGTGCGCCGGCCGCTGCTGCTGCGCACGTGGGTCGAGGTGGCCCAGCAGCTCGTGCCGCAAGGTCGCCTCGACGCGGCCAGTGCGGATGCGCTGCGTGTGGTGGCCCTGCTGATCGACACGCCGTGCCCGAAGCCGTTGTCCGACCTGTTCGTCGAGGTTGGCGAACCCTGA
- a CDS encoding c-type cytochrome, whose amino-acid sequence MRKQVFTTAIGALALLAAGAASAQGSGDPQAQLQVRSLAATCANCHGTDGRTVPGSSVPPLAGMPADYLSEQMRAFKSGQRPATVMHQLAKGYNDQQIAQIAAYFAAQKK is encoded by the coding sequence ATGAGGAAGCAAGTGTTTACCACCGCGATCGGCGCTCTCGCGCTGCTCGCCGCCGGCGCGGCCAGCGCGCAGGGCAGCGGCGATCCGCAGGCGCAGCTGCAGGTGCGCAGCCTGGCCGCCACCTGCGCCAACTGCCATGGCACCGACGGCCGCACCGTGCCGGGCTCTTCGGTGCCGCCGCTGGCCGGCATGCCGGCCGACTACCTGAGCGAGCAGATGCGCGCCTTCAAGAGCGGCCAGCGGCCCGCCACCGTGATGCACCAGCTGGCCAAGGGCTACAACGACCAGCAGATCGCGCAGATCGCGGCCTATTTCGCCGCGCAGAAAAAGTGA